One Candidatus Zixiibacteriota bacterium genomic window, TCAGCGCGGTCCGGAGATAGGACAAAAAGGTCCGCTGATTGGCCAGGTGCAGCCGAAATACGGCATCGCGATCGTGGGTGATCTGCCTGGTTGGCGGCTGCAAAGTCTTTGGGTTCAGGTCAAATTCATTATCCATGTCCGCCTACAACAATAACCGGACGGAAAAGTTCACTAACGCTCAATAGAGGCGACGATATCGACTTTCCAGTCCTTGTCGTCGATCCAAACACCGTAAATATCGGCATCGAGGTCCCAGGATCGAATCGTTTCCATCCCCTTGCGCAGGTGCGACAGATGCTCCTCGTAGCTGACCGGGTTGCCGGCGCAGTCCCCGTGGGAGACCAGGACAATCGTGTCCGAGCCGTGTTTCTGGATCGAAAGCAGCACGCGGCCTCTGATCAGCTCGACCAGGCCGGATTCTCGTTTGCCTAAAATAGCATCGGGGCCGGGCTCGGTGATCATGTCAATGTAGTCGAGGTCGAATCCCTTCTTCATGAATTCTATCATCGGTTCCTGAACGCGGCCGTCCATACAATTAATACAGGTTCCAAACTTGCCTTCAGCCATTGGTTTTGTCTCCGTCTTTTTTCTGGGTCTTGTTCTGAAGAAACCGACCTGAGGGGCCGAAGTCAACCAGTAGTAGACGATAATGTGGGGAGCTGTAGCCCCCCGAAAAATCTTTACAAAAACAGCCTTTCGGCCTAAATTGCTTGGCTTGGAAGGAAACGCATATATGAAATTCGATCCACTCAAAGAGAACTTCGCCATCCCGGCCGCCGAGGAGAAAATCCTGGCCTTCTGGGACGACCAAAAGGTATTCGAGAAATCTTGTGAAGCGGCCAAAGACCGCCCGCATTTTGTCTTTTATGAGGGACCGCCGACTGCCAACGGCAAGCCCGGGATTCATCATGTAATATCCCGCACCGTCAAAGACTTGATCTGTCGTTATAAGGCGATGCAGGGTTTCCGCGTCGACCGTAAGGCCGGATGGGATACCCACGGATTGCCGGTCGAGATTGAGGTCGAGAAGACACTCGGCCTGAAAAATAAGGGCGAAGTGGTTAAATATGGGATCACCGAGTTCAACCAGCGCTGTCGCGAGTCGGTGTTCAAGTATCTCGATTTGTGGAATAAGATCACTCGCCGCATGGGCTACTGGCTCGATCTGGACGATGCCTATGTCACCCTCAAGACCGAATACGTGGAAACGGTCTGGTGGATTCTGAAGAATTTCTTCGACCGCGGCCTCATTTATAAAGGTTACAAAACCGTCCCGTTCTGTCCCCGTTGCGAAACCGGCCTCTCCTCACACGAGGTGGCCCAGGGGTACGAACTGGTCAAGGATCCTTCGATATTCGTCAAGATCAAGGCCGCCGACGGCGATTTCAGCTATCTGGTCTGGACCACCACTCCCTGGACACTTCCTTCCAACGCCGCCCTCTGTATGAAGCCCAACGCCGATTATGTCATGATCGAGCACGAGGGCGAAAAACTGGTCCTGGCCGAGGCGCTCGTGCCGAAACTGTTCGATGAACCCAAAGAAGTGCTCGAACGGGCCAAGGGCTCCGATTTCCTGAAACGCAAGTATGAGCCGTTGTTCGACACTTTCGCCGATCAGAAGGACAACGCCTTTTTCGTGATCAACGGCGATTTCGTTACCCTAGAGGACGGCACCGGGATCGTGCACATCGCTCCCGGCTTCGGCGCCGACGACTACGAAGCGGGTCAGAAATACGGTCTGCCGGTGCTGCAGGCAATCGAAGCCAACGGTATTTTCAAAGATTTCGCCGGTCCTTATGCCGGGATGTTCGTGAAAGACGCCGACAAGGAGATTATCAAGGATTTGAAAATCTCCGGTCGCTTGTTCAAAAAAGAGCTGTACGAGCACAACTATCCGTTCTGCTGGCGTTGTGATTCGCCGCTGATTTACATTGCGCGGCAATCCTGGTATCTCAAGACGACCCAATTCAAAGACCGCCTGATCGCCAACAACAACGCTATCCACTGGCATCCGGACGAAATCCGCACCGGCCGTATGCTCGACTGGCTCGAAAACAACGTCGACTGGTCGCTCTCGCGCGAGCGGTTTTGGGGTACACCGATTCCGATCTGGGTCTGCGACGATGAGAAATGCGGCAAAATGCGGGCGATCGGGTCGATCGAGGAACTGAAGCAAGAGGCGATCAACTGCCCGGACGAGGTTGACCTGCACAAGCCGATGATGGACGAGGTCAAGCTCAGATGTGAGTGCGGCCGCGAGATGACTCGCATTCCGGAAGTGGTCGATGTCTGGTTCGACTCCGGTGCGATGCCGTACGCCCAATGGCATTACCCGTTCGAGAACCAGGAAGAGTTCAAGATCAAATACCCGGCCGAGTTTATCTCGGAGGCAGTCGATCAGACCCGAGGCTGGTTCTACTCATTGCTGGCGATCTCGACGATCCTGTTCGACCAGCCGCCGTTTAAGAATGTGATCGTGCTAGAGTTCATTCTCGATAAGCTCGGCAAGAAGATGTCCAAGCATAAAGGGAACGTGGTCGACCCGTTTACCACGATGGACGACTACGGCGCCGACCCGACCCGCTGGTACCTGGTAGCGAGTTCGAATCCCTGGTTGTCGACCAGGTTCGATTTCGAGGGACTCAAAGAGGTGATCCGCAAGTATTTCGATACCTTGCGTAATACCTACAGTTTCTTTGCCATCTACGCCAACATTGACGATATCACCGGTCGCGCCGCGGCCGATAATTTGTCTATCGAGAATTTCCTGGCTTCCAAAGCGGGTGAGCCGAACCGGTTCGACCGCTGGGTATGGTCGCGTTATAACAGCCTGATCAAAGATGTCACGACCTCGCTGGACGGCTATGATATTACTCGTGCGGTGCGAGCGCTTCAGCATTTCGTAATCGAGGAACTGTCGAACTGGTACGTACGCAACAACCGTCGCCGGTTCTGGGCCGAGGGGGATGATCCCTCCAAGATGCGGGCGTTTTTGACGCTTTATCGCATATTACTCGGGGTGGTTAAAATGATGGCGCCGGTAGCACCGTTCATGGCCGAGTTGCTCTATCGTGAATTGGTCGGCGGCGACAAGAACACCCCGATGTCGGTTCACATGACCGCTTATCCCAGATCGGACGAAGGAGCCATCGACAAAGACCTGGAACAAACCATGTCGCTGGTGGAGCGGACCGTTTCGCTCGGCCGGGCGGCTCGGTCGCGCAAGAATCTCAAGGTTCGCCAACCGCTTTCCAAAATTATGGTCGATCTCGGCGGGCTGGGCGGATTCGATAGAATCGCCGATTACACCGATATCATTACCGACGAGTTGAATATCAAGGAGTTAGCTCCGGTCGACGGCCTCGATAAATATGTCAGCTACAGCGCCAAACTGAATTTCAAGACAGCCGGACCCAAGTTGGGGGCGGATGTCAAAAAAGCCGCGGCCTGGCTGGCCGAGTTGCCCTCGGAGTCAATTCGTAAGTTTGCCGCTGAAAAAACACTTGAATTTGAAGCCAATGGTAAGAAATATACCCTTGGTGAAGATGATATCGCGGTTATTCGTGATGAGCGAGAGGGCTTTGCCGTAGAAAATGACGGCCCGCTTTCGGTAGCGCTGGTGACCGATCTCAACCAGGATCTGATTGACGAAGGTTTCTCCCGCGAGTTAGTCAATAAGATCCAGAATATGCGCAAGAGTTCCAATCTCGAGGTCACTGATCGCATCACCGTCACCATGGTCTGCACTGAGCCGGTGAAGCAGGCCGCCGAGCGGTTCGAGGAGTTCATCCGGAAAGAAACACTGGCCGACCGGTTGAATCTGGTCGGGGATGCTCCGGATGGTTCACAGGAGTGGAACATTAACGGCGAGAAAGCAGCTATAACGGTTGCCAAAGTTTAGCGGGGACAGCATGCGCAAAGCCGAATTGGAACGATACAAGAAAAAACTCCTCGAGCGCAAAAAAGCACTCCTGGAGGAGATGGGTATACTCATGGACTCCCATGTATCGACCACCATCAAAGACTCGACCGGTGATCTGTCGTCCTACTCCTATCACATGGCGGACCAGGGGACTGACGCTATGGAGCGGGAGTTGGCTTTCATGATGGCTTCCAAATCCGGTCGGCTGGTGTACCATATCGATGAGGCTTTGCGTCGTATCAAGGACGGTACCTACGGCAAATGCCAGAGCTGCGGCAAACAAATCAGCCGCCATCGGCTTAACGCCGTGCCCCATGCCCGCCTGTGCATCGAGTGTAAATCTTCCGAAGAGGACAAAAAAGCTGGCCGCAAATAGTTCCACAAAGAGACTTATTCTGGCCGGTGTGATTGCGGTTGTCGTGGCCCTGCTTGACCAGGGGACCAAGTATTTAGCCGTGCAGAATCTTACCCTCGGGGAATCGGTCGAAGTGTTCGGCCGGTTTTTTATGCTGACCTTGATCTACAATCTCGGTGGAGCTATGGGGACCAATTTCGGTACACCGACTTACTATCTTATCTCCTCGATTTTGATTCTCGTGTTGGTGGTCGTTTATGCCTGGTTCCATCGCGACCAATGGCGTATTCTTTTCCCACTCGGTCTCGTGGCAGGCGGAGCGATCGGGAACATTGTCGATCGCATTGCCTACGGGAAAGTGGTCGATTTCCTCGATTTCGACTTTTTCAATATGAACCTGTTCGGTTACCAGATCGACCGCTGGTGGACGTTTAACATTGCCGATGCCGCCATCTCGGTGGCGATAGTTCTGTTGTTTATCAATATCATTTTCCTGAGTCCGAATAAAGACGAACAACAATCATCGTCGGAGCCATCGCCGGAAATCCCCCCCTACGGCGGGCAAATATAGCCTATTATCGACATCTGAATGGAATTTAACGAAACTGGAGGCAGTGGCTTACCTTTCAGGAGGATATCTGCCATCCGTTGACGTTTTATAAGAGAGGACGGTCGTCGGGTTGAGAGACCCGACGACATATACCGTTCGGATTATTTCTGAAAGCGTTCTGTGGGATAAGAGAAATGTTGCTGGACAATTTGCCAGCGGCCGTCGCGTTTTTCCATCACGCCGGTCCAGCGGATATCTTCCCAGCCGGTCGCTCGTCCGTTGATTTCACAGAAATCATCCAGACGACAAGCCCACCAGGCAACCGTTCCGCTTTGAGAAAGCCCTAACTTCAGGTCGCGGATTTCATAGTTGGTCGCCTTAAAGGCGTCGGTCATGAAGAACCCGTCGACCAGTTTCTGGAACTGGGTGAATCCTCGCATGACTCCGTCGTCGTCCGGATTGAAAAAGAATAACTCTTCATCCTGAGCCATGGCGTTGTAAAGAAGGTCTTTGTCTTTCTCCTTGGCCCAGCCGATCGAGGCATTGATCGTTGCGACAATCGCCTCGCGCTCGGTCTCGAGATTGGTTTGTGCGGGCATGGTCCGGCATCCTGTAATGATAAAGCTGATGGTTAAAATGGTGACGACGGTTCTCAAAATGATGTTCGAGAACATAAGGCTCCTCCAAAAGGCTCTTTGGTCGTGTTGTTCCGGCTCAGGGGAGTGTTGAAAAATCACGTTGGCGGCGGAGACAAGCCCCGTCGCTACGCGTCCAGGGAATCTTGACCTCGCGTATCGGGTGGTCCTGTATCGCCCGCACGACAACCGCGAATAGTCGAGTATTCGCGCGGACGACTTTTCAACAAAGCCTCGAACCGGAAGGCTTTCCGGTCGGCGACCGATCGACCTGCCGACCGACTGCTTCGCCTGCAATATAGACAGTTCAGAGCATGAAATGTGCAATAAGATCGATGATGTTCAGGAATTGTTAAAAAAGACGGTCTGCTACACTCAGATGTTTGTGAATAAAGCGTGCGGTGGATATCTATTATAAGTGAGGTTTTAATGCGGGCGACATGATGTCGCCCGCCATACGAGATGAAGAATCTCAGAGCAGGTTTTGTCCAGAGATCAAAGCGGATTTCTTCAATACGTTTTCAAGCGCGGGTAACGACAAACTCCCCATATTCGTCGCCGACCTCGATTCCCCTGGTCTGCTCGCACTTGAACCGACCGAAGCCGTTCGGGTAAGGATCGCCGTAGGCTAAATCCATGAACGCGCGGGAAACACCGCGAATCATAAATGCGAACGGGCGTTTGGTCGGTCCCATGTCGTGCTCGTAATAGTCGCAGGCGCGGATGACCATTTTTTCATCGGGAATCAGTTCCGTAATTTCGGCATTCGCCCATCCCCAGGCCGTCAGCACTCCATACGCTCCGTGGAGGATATCTTCCGGCTCTTTTTCAACCATCGGCGAAACAACCGCCTGGAATTCCTCGGATGTGATGATACCGTGACCGGTATGATAACCGCACTCGGCCGCAGCATTTTCGAGAAGTCCCTCAGCGGCATCACCGACGTCGTCTCCGGCTGCATCGAGAATAGCTTTCGAGAATCCGTTCCAGAAACTAACGGGAATACGCTGAACCAGGACGCCGTAGGCCGGGATTAGACCCTGATCGTCTCCCCGTACCTGCAGCCCGGAAAGTTCATTGATAATCTTTTTTCTGTCTATAGCCATGTCTTCACTCCTTGCCTTGACCCGTTACCATTGCACATCGAAACGGGACCGAGGGGCTCCGCATACGATACTCTCGGCTTCGACGACTTTGATATCGTCCGGATTTGTCAGATCAAACGCGGCTGCACAGGCAGCCTTGATATATCCCTCACCGATGTAGTTGACTCGACTATCGCGTCGACCCCATCTGCTCAGCCAGCCTTCATCGACATGAGAGTACTCCATGACTACAACCGCCGACCGGTCATTGCACGCAAACCGAATCGCCCCGAGACCAACGAATGAAAAATACTGTTCCGCAATGGCGAGGCGGTCGGCGATATTCTTCACATTCTCCACTTCGTAATATCTGATAAGAGGAGCATGGAATGCCTCGAACGAGGTGCGTATTAAATGGTCGGTTCCGTTTAAAAGAGAGGCATCGAGAGCGAGCTGGGTGAAGAGGGTGGCATAATGATGACAGTGCATGACACTCACTTCACCGTTGACATAGTGACGCATCCGGTTCTTATCGAACTCCTCTCGCACCTTGAACTTGACGGTCGAGTTATGCGAAGCATACCTTTTTGTAGATGCTACATCAGGCATGAATATCTCCTCTAGGCTTCCGCCTTGATTTGTTGTATGGCCTTCTCAAATTTCTGGATCAACTCGGGTGAATCCGGCGCCTGGGAGGCTCTTTGAGAGGGCAGGAGGGTGAGCATGGCGAGGCGGAATTGAGCTTTCATCCCCCCGATTGCCTTCGCTTTCTCGTAGTAATCTACGAGTTTTGTGCCCATGCTTGGTTCCTTTCGAAGCAGGATTGCATAATTATATTAGGTCTGGTCCATGTTGGCGTTAATGTTCTCTTGCAACGTCGGTCAGGTAACGGGTATCGGGAGCGACCTGCAGCTCTTGTTCCGATGGTGTTTAACCTGTTACCGTTTATAAATACAACTCCGTAACGAACGTTTTATCACGTATTGCACTCAATTGAGCTCCGTCGCGGTATCTACCGAATCGGCAGGAACTTGTTCTACCAATTCCTGAAAACGACGGACGCTTTCGGCGATATTTCTACGATTTGGAATCA contains:
- the ileS gene encoding isoleucine--tRNA ligase, producing MKFDPLKENFAIPAAEEKILAFWDDQKVFEKSCEAAKDRPHFVFYEGPPTANGKPGIHHVISRTVKDLICRYKAMQGFRVDRKAGWDTHGLPVEIEVEKTLGLKNKGEVVKYGITEFNQRCRESVFKYLDLWNKITRRMGYWLDLDDAYVTLKTEYVETVWWILKNFFDRGLIYKGYKTVPFCPRCETGLSSHEVAQGYELVKDPSIFVKIKAADGDFSYLVWTTTPWTLPSNAALCMKPNADYVMIEHEGEKLVLAEALVPKLFDEPKEVLERAKGSDFLKRKYEPLFDTFADQKDNAFFVINGDFVTLEDGTGIVHIAPGFGADDYEAGQKYGLPVLQAIEANGIFKDFAGPYAGMFVKDADKEIIKDLKISGRLFKKELYEHNYPFCWRCDSPLIYIARQSWYLKTTQFKDRLIANNNAIHWHPDEIRTGRMLDWLENNVDWSLSRERFWGTPIPIWVCDDEKCGKMRAIGSIEELKQEAINCPDEVDLHKPMMDEVKLRCECGREMTRIPEVVDVWFDSGAMPYAQWHYPFENQEEFKIKYPAEFISEAVDQTRGWFYSLLAISTILFDQPPFKNVIVLEFILDKLGKKMSKHKGNVVDPFTTMDDYGADPTRWYLVASSNPWLSTRFDFEGLKEVIRKYFDTLRNTYSFFAIYANIDDITGRAAADNLSIENFLASKAGEPNRFDRWVWSRYNSLIKDVTTSLDGYDITRAVRALQHFVIEELSNWYVRNNRRRFWAEGDDPSKMRAFLTLYRILLGVVKMMAPVAPFMAELLYRELVGGDKNTPMSVHMTAYPRSDEGAIDKDLEQTMSLVERTVSLGRAARSRKNLKVRQPLSKIMVDLGGLGGFDRIADYTDIITDELNIKELAPVDGLDKYVSYSAKLNFKTAGPKLGADVKKAAAWLAELPSESIRKFAAEKTLEFEANGKKYTLGEDDIAVIRDEREGFAVENDGPLSVALVTDLNQDLIDEGFSRELVNKIQNMRKSSNLEVTDRITVTMVCTEPVKQAAERFEEFIRKETLADRLNLVGDAPDGSQEWNINGEKAAITVAKV
- the lspA gene encoding signal peptidase II → MPACASSVNLPKRTKKLAANSSTKRLILAGVIAVVVALLDQGTKYLAVQNLTLGESVEVFGRFFMLTLIYNLGGAMGTNFGTPTYYLISSILILVLVVVYAWFHRDQWRILFPLGLVAGGAIGNIVDRIAYGKVVDFLDFDFFNMNLFGYQIDRWWTFNIADAAISVAIVLLFINIIFLSPNKDEQQSSSEPSPEIPPYGGQI
- a CDS encoding nuclear transport factor 2 family protein, which produces MPAQTNLETEREAIVATINASIGWAKEKDKDLLYNAMAQDEELFFFNPDDDGVMRGFTQFQKLVDGFFMTDAFKATNYEIRDLKLGLSQSGTVAWWACRLDDFCEINGRATGWEDIRWTGVMEKRDGRWQIVQQHFSYPTERFQK
- a CDS encoding TraR/DksA C4-type zinc finger protein, which produces MRKAELERYKKKLLERKKALLEEMGILMDSHVSTTIKDSTGDLSSYSYHMADQGTDAMERELAFMMASKSGRLVYHIDEALRRIKDGTYGKCQSCGKQISRHRLNAVPHARLCIECKSSEEDKKAGRK